The proteins below come from a single Halobacteriovorax sp. DA5 genomic window:
- the clpS gene encoding ATP-dependent Clp protease adapter ClpS: protein MNKFEVGDIDIRKMNTIFSTQEDGDVALEDKVKVKKPSKYHVILHNDDYTTMEFVIWVLMHVFNRSQEEAMKIMLDVHNNGRGVCGTYSYEVAETKMNKVMSEAKKEGHPLLCTVEPE from the coding sequence TTGAATAAGTTTGAAGTTGGCGATATTGACATTAGAAAAATGAATACCATCTTTAGTACACAAGAGGATGGTGATGTAGCACTAGAAGATAAAGTAAAGGTAAAGAAGCCTTCAAAATATCATGTCATCCTACATAATGATGACTATACGACAATGGAGTTTGTCATTTGGGTATTGATGCATGTCTTTAACAGGAGTCAAGAAGAGGCCATGAAGATAATGTTAGATGTCCACAATAATGGTCGAGGAGTATGTGGAACCTACTCATACGAGGTTGCTGAGACAAAGATGAATAAGGTTATGTCAGAAGCAAAGAAAGAGGGTCACCCACTGCTTTGTACTGTTGAGCCTGAATAG